Proteins from one Cicer arietinum cultivar CDC Frontier isolate Library 1 chromosome 3, Cicar.CDCFrontier_v2.0, whole genome shotgun sequence genomic window:
- the LOC101491511 gene encoding cystathionine gamma-synthase, chloroplastic-like, whose protein sequence is MAVSSFHRVLTFECRSDPDFASLPSFDNRRTRHFPTAAVSVAFYAASSPILRFPPNFQRQLSTKARRNCSNIGVAQIVAASWSNEGSGNPAAGAPPVPAVASTVDATTAPPPLDLDAVADENVVAVDENGAVQTNRSSYSKFLKSDASKTIHAAERLGRGIVTDGITTPVVNTSAYFFKKTADLIDFKEKRQTSYEYGRYGNPTSTVLEEKISELEGAESTVLMASGMCASIVLLMALVPAGGHLVTTTDCYRKTRIFIETVLPKMGITTTVVDPADVGALESALEQNNVSLFFTESPTNPFLRCVDIKLVSELCHKHGALLCIDGTFATPLNQKALALGADLIMHSCTKYMGGHHDVLGGCISGSDKLISQIRILHHILGGALNPNAAYLFIRGMKTLHLRVQQQNSTGMRMAKLLEAHPKVKRVYYPGLPSHPEHELAMRQMTGFGGVVSFEIDGDLTTTIKFVDSLKIPYIAASFGGCESIVDQPAILSYWDLPASERAKYKIYDNLVRFSFGVEDFEDLKADILQALEAI, encoded by the exons ATGGCCGTTTCAAGTTTCCACCGCGTTTTAACTTTTGAGTGTCGTTCAGATCCCGATTTCGCATCTCTTCCTTCCTTCGACAACCGTCGTACTCGTCATTTCCCAACCGCTGCCGTTTCCGTCGCGTTTTACGCCGCTTCATCTCCAATCCTTCGTTTTCCTCCCAACTTTCAGCGTCAACTCAGCACCAAAGCTCGTCGTAACTGTAGCAACATCGGTGTCGCGCAAATCGTAGCTGCTTCGTGGTCTAATGAAGGTTCCGGTAACCCCGCCGCTGGGGCTCCTCCGGTGCCTGCCGTTGCATCAACTGTTGATGCGACTACAGCGCCTCCCCCGTTAGACCTCGACGCCGTCGCCGACGAAAATGTTGTCGCCGTTGATGAAAATGGGGCTGTACAGACTAACCGTAGTTCTTATTCTAAGTTTTTGAAATCCGATGCAAGCAAAACGATTCATGCCG CTGAAAGACTAGGTAGGGGTATCGTGACTGATGGAATTACCACTCCTGTGGTGAACACTTCTGCCTACTTTTTTAAGAAAACCGCTGATCTTATTGATTTTAAG GAGAAACGTCAGACTAGTTATGAATATGGGCGCTATGGCAATCCAACCAGTACTGTTTTAGAGGAGAAGATAAG TGAACTCGAAGGAGCTGAATCAACTGTCTTAATGGCATCTGGAATGTGTGCTAGCATAGTCTTGTTGATGGCGCTGGTTCCAGCTGGTGGACATCTTGTGACTACTACAGATTGTTACCGGAAGACTAGGATTTTTATAGAGACTGTGCTTCCAAAGATGGGGATCACG ACCACCGTGGTTGATCCTGCTGATGTTGGAGCCTTGGAATCTGCATTGGAGCAGAACAAT GTGTCTCTTTTCTTCACTGAGTCTCCTACCAATCCATTCCTGAGATGTGTTGACATTAAGCTGGTTTCAGAGCTTTGCCATAAGCATGGGGCTTTGCTCTGTATTGATGGTACATTTGCAACTCCTTTGAACCAGAAGGCCCTTGCCCTTGGTGCTGATTTGATTATGCACTCTTGTACAAAGTACATGGGTGGACATCATGAT GTCCTTGGTGGATGCATAAGTGGCTCTGATAAGTTGATTTCACAAATTCGAATTTTGCATCATATTTTGGGCGGTGCTCTTAACCCG AATGCTGCATACCTATTCATCAGAGGCATGAAAACATTGCATCTTCGTGTACAGCAGCAGAATTCAACCGGAATGAGGATGGCCAAACTTTTAGAGGCACATCCCAAG GTGAAGCGTGTATACTATCCAGGCTTGCCTAGTCATCCTGAACACGAGCTTGCCATGAGGCAAATGACTGGTTTTGGGGGCGTTGTCAGTTTTGAG ATAGATGGAGATCTAACAACCACAATAAAATTTGTGGATTCACTTAAAATCCCATATATTGCAGCCTCTTTTGGTGGCTGTGAGAGCATTGTGGATCAACCGGCCATTTTGTCTTACTG GGATCTTCCTGCATCAGAAAGGGCCAAATATAAGATTTATGACAATTTGGTTCGCTTCAGCTTCGGAGTTGAAGATTTTGAGGATTTGAAGGCTGATATCCTGCAAGCTCTGGAAGCCATATAG